CCCGCAACCTCTCCTTCGAGGAGGCGGCCGGCCTGCCGCTGACCGGTCTGACCGCCTACCAGGTGCTCGTCAAGGCGCTCCAGGTCAAACGCGGTGAGACGGTCCTCGTGCACGCCGCGGCCGGCGGGGTCGGCTCGATCGCGGTGCAGCTCGCCCGGCACATCGGCGCCCGGGTCATCGGTACGGCGAGCCCGGCCAACCACGACTTCGTACGCGGCCTCGGCGGCGAACCGGTCGAGTACGGCGAGGGCCTGGCCGAGCGGGTGCGCGGGCTGGCCCCCGAGGGCGTGGACGCGGCGTTCGACACGATCGGCGGCGAGACGCTGACGGTCTCCGCCAACCTCCTGGCCCCCGAGGGCCGCCTGGTCTCCATCGCGGACGGCGAGGTCGTCGCCTACGGCGGCCGCTACTACTGGGTCCGCCCCGACGCCGACGACCTCCAGCGCCTGTCCGAACTCGCGGAACAAGGCGTGGTCTCGGTGCATGTCTCGGAGACCTTCCCGCTGGAACGGGCGGCGGAGGCACAGCGGCTGAACCAGGAGGGGCGGACCAGGGGGAAGATCGTGGTCACGGTGGACTGGGAGACGGAGGACGAGGGGGAAGGGGAGGAGGGCGAGGGTGAGAGCGAGGGGGAGGCGGGAAGCCAGGGCGCCGGTCGGCCCTAGAAGACCAACGCCGCCCCGCACACCGCCACCGCCACCGTGCACAGCGCCGCGGCCGTGGCGTGCCGCGGCGTGAGCGCCGACGGGCTCGTGTCCGCGGCGAGCACGCGGATGCGCCGGTGCGCGAGCAGCAGGAAGCCCAGCCACAGCACGGTGCACAGGGCGCACGCCACGACGCCGACCGCGGACAGCCCGCCGTGCAGCGCGGTCTTCACGGCGAGGACGGCGGAGACGGTGCCGGACAGCGTCGTACGACGCCACGCGAGCCGCGTGCGCTCCGGCTGGAGCCCCGGATCGCGTCCGGCGTCGGTGACCGCCGCGCTCACCCCTCCCACCCGACGAGCACGACGAAGACCATCGCGAGGGCGACGACCGCGACGACCACGCTCAGCAGCGCCGGGAACCGTGACACCGGCAGATCCTCGCCCCGGCGCATCGCCCGTTCGCACCGCATCCAGTGATTGACCGCCCGCAGGGAGCACAGCACACCGGCGCCGAGCAGCGCGAGTGCCAGCCCGACCCGCCAGCCCCAGCGCAGGTCCGGCAGGAACTGGTCCACGGCGAAGCCCCCGCCGATCAGCGCGAGCGCGGTGCGCAGCCAGGCGAGGAAGGTGCGCTCGTTGGCGAGCGAGAACCGGTAGTCGGGCGTACCGCCTTCCTCCCGGATCTCCTCGGGCGCGAACCAGAGCCGGACGTTCCGTGCGAATTCGATCACGCGCAGGACCCTACCCGGCGGGAGTTCGCGGACGAGCCCGAGGTGTTCGGCTGCTCTCGGCGTTCGCGGACGCGGAGGTACCGGGCGACGAGGGTGCCGGGTGGCCCACCCCCGGCCCCGCGGGCACGCTCCGCCTCAGCTCCCCTTCCGGTGCTCCCTGAGCCGTGCGTACGCGTCCACCCCGTCCGGCACCCACTCCCACTCCGTCAGCCGCCGCTCCACCTCGTCCTCGGTCAGGAAGTCGTGCCAGGCGACCTCCTCGACCTGCGGACTGACCGGCAGCTCGCAGCGCACCTCGTACACCGCCGACCACCAGGTCTGCCCGGCCCCGTCGTCGTACAGGAACTTGAAGAGAAAGGCCGGCCTCGGCAGTCCGGCGACCCCCAGCTCCTCCTCGGCCTCGCGCAGCGCCGCGTCGTCGTAGGACTCACCCGCGCCTACCACCCCGCCGACCCACATGTCGTACAGGGACGGGAAGACCAGCTTGGTCGGGGTGCGACGGTGCACGAAGAGCCGGCCTTGCGCGTCCCGCGCCTGGATGAAGACGCAGCGGTGCCGCAGGCCACGGGCGTAGGCCTCACCGCGCGGGGACTGTCCGACGACCTGGTCGTGCTCGTCGACGATGTCGAGGATCTCGTCAGCAGCGCTCATGGAGCCATCCAAGCAGTCCGATCAAGCGCGCCGCCGGGTGAGCGGCCTCAGTTCGGCTGAAGCCTGCGCGCCCGAACCGCCTCCGCCGCCCCGCTCGGCATGGCCGGGTGCAGCCCGAGCAGCATGATGCCCACCACGACCGCCGCGAGCCCCGCCGCCTCCCACGCCAGTGCCCCCGTGTCGGTGCGGAGCCGGTCGCCGAGGAAGCCGACGCCGCAGATGATGCCGGCGAGGGGCTGGGCGGCGGTCAGGGCGGGCAGGGACATACGGAGGGAGGCCGTCTCGAAGGCGCTCTGGACGAGGACCAGACCGGTCACGCCGAGCGCGAGGACGGCGTACGGCTGCCAGCCGGTGAGGACCTCCATGAGGCCGCCCTCGGAGAAGCGCTGGCCGGTGACGCGGGTGAGGGCGTCCTGGACGCCGTAGAGGAGTCCGGCCGCGACGGCCAGCAGGGCCGGGCCCGAGCTGAGGCGCGAGCGCTTGGCGTACGTCGTCAGCAGCAGCGCGAACCCGATCATGGCGCCGATGATCAGCCAGTGGCGGAAGGGGTCGGCCACGGCGGAGCCGCCGCGCGGCTCGCCCGCCACGATGAACGCCGTCACCCCGCCCGCGAGCAGCAGCAGCCCCGCCCAGCCCTGGCGGCCGAGGGACTGCTTGGTCTGGTGCCGGGAGAGGGCCATCGCGAACAGGAGGTTGGTCGCCAGCAGCGGCTCCACCAGGGAGATCTCGCCCTGTCCCAGCGCGATCGCGCCGAGGACCATGCCGACCACCATCAGTCCGATGCCGCCGAGCCAGCGCGGTACCCGCACCAGGTCGAGGAGCAGCCGGGGCGAGAGGAAGTCGTTCAGGGGCGCACGCTGGGCCGCGTTCTGCTGGAGGACGAAGCCGATGCCCAAGCAGCAGGCCGCGCTCACGGCGAGAACCAAGACCAGAACCGACACGCTGCGTACCTCGATCACTCGGCCGGGCCACGGGGCGGGTTAGGGGCCGACTGTAGCGCCGTTGACCCCGGCCTGCTCCCGGGAGTACCCGGATCCGGGCGGTTGACTCGGCCACGCATCGGGACGGCGCGGCCTTTCCGTCATGGTGGGCGCCCTAGTCGCGCGGCGCCATGGCGTGCGCCACATCCGGGGCACATCCGGGCGATGTCCAGGCACGGAGTACCGCCGTGAATATTCACAACTGCCCCACCAGTCCCACAAGTTGACGCGTGTAACGCCCGTTCGAACCTTGACGGGAACCATTGGCTGCGGGTTTGCTGTCCGTGATCAGTTGCCCACGCCCTGATGATCGGTTCCGCCGGTCAGCCCCGTGGGCCAGTTGCCCCTGCCGACAGTCGACGTCGCGCCACGTCGCACGAGGAAGTCTCCGCGGTGTCCCCACCCCCGCCACCCCTCGGCCGCAGCCGCCGACGCGCGGCCCAGGCCTTCGACGCCGCCCTCGACGACGCCGAACTCGTCGCCGCCCGCTCCGCCCTCGCCCAGGGCCGCTGGCAGGCCGCCCGCTCACTCCTCGCCCACACGGGCGACGACTGGGACCTGCGCGGTCACCGCGTCACCGGCCTCGCCCAGGAGCCCTACAGCGCCGCCTGGACGCGCGACTGGCAGCTCGCCGAACCCGAGTCCGCCGACGCCGCCGTCCTGCTCGCCCTCGCCCAGGTCCAGCGCGCCCTGCGCGGCAAGGAGAAGCCGGACCGCGCCCGCGAGGCCTGCCGTGCCGCCGCCGACCGGGCGCCCGCGGATCCCACGCCCTGGCTGGGCCTGCTCCTGCTGGAGCAGGGCTCTACCGCCGCCGAGAACGCGGTCCGGCTCTTCGAGCAGATCCGCGCGCGCTTCGCCGACCACCACCACGCCCACCACCTGATGGTCGCCCGCCTCGCCGAGCACCGCGCCGCTTCCGGCCCCGACCCGCTCCACGAGGTCTACGACTTCGCCACCTGGGCCGCCGAGCAGGCCCCCGCCGACTCGCCGCTCGCGATCCTCCCGGTCATCGCCCACGCCGAGCGCTACCGCGTCCTCGCCACCGCCGGACACGAGCCCCCCGACCCGGCCGCCTCGGGACACTGGGTCGGCCGCCGGGCCCGCCAGGTGATGAAGTCCGCGTTCGACTGGTGGCTGGAGTGGGAGCACGAGGGCCACCCCCGCCGACTGGTCGACCTCAACTTCCTCGCCCACGCCAAGGTCTGCGAGGGCCGCGGCGCCGAGGCCGCCGCCCTCTTCCACCGCATCGGCGAGCACGCCACCCCGGCCCCCTGGTCGTACCCCGACCGGGACCCGCACTCCGCCTTCCGTGCCGCACGCGACAGCGCGCTCGGCACGGCGTAACGCCCCCGAACCCAACTAAGGACGGTCCCGATGACCACGAGCAGAGCCAGCGCCGGCGACGGCATCAGTACCTACAAGGGCCAGGAGCGGGCCCTGCGCGCCGACCGCCTGGGCACCGGCGGCCTGCTCCTCTCCGTCCTCGCCGCGACCGCCCCCCTCATGGTCGTCGCGGGTGTCATGCCCACCACATTCGCGGTGATGGGCATCGTCGGCCAGCCGCTGCTCTTCGTCGTCCTCGGCGTGATCCTCATCCTCTTCAGCGTCGGCTACGCCGAGATGAGCCGGCACGTCCACAACGCGGGCGCCTTCTACGCGTACATCTCCCGCGGCCTCGGCGGCACCGCCGGCGCGAGCGCGGCCCTGGTCGCCCTGGTCGCCTACAACGCCCTCCAGGTCGGCATCTACGGCATCTTCGGCTTCGAGGTCTCCGGCCTCTTCGCCACCTACGCCGACCTGGAGATCGCCTGGTGGATACCGGCGCTCGCGGCGGTGGCCGCCGTCGGCGCGCTGGGCTGGCTGAAGATCGACGTCAACGCGAAGGTGCTCGGCGTCCTGCTGGTCATCGAGGTCGCCCTGGTCGTCATCTTCGACATCGCCGCCGTCGCCGACCCCGCCAAGGAGGGCCTGTCCCTGCACGCCTTCAACCCGGACACCCTCACCGGCGCGGGCGTCGGCACCGCGCTCTGCTTCTGCATCGCCGCCTTCCTCGGCTTCGAGCAGGCGCCCGTGTACGCCGAGGAGACCAGCCGCCCGCACGTCCTGGTGCCGCGCGTGATGTTCCTCGCGGTCGGCGGGGTCGCCGTCTTCTTCGCGCTCAGCAGCTGGGCCCTCACCGTCGCCACCGGCCCCTCCGCGATCGTCGGCGAGTCCCAGCAACAGAGCGCCGGACTCCTCTTCGGCCTCACCGAGTCCCGCCTCGGCGGCACCTTCACCGACGTCCTGCACGTGCTCTTCGTGACCGGCATGTTCGCGGCCATGGTCAGCTTCCACAACGTCGTCGCCCGCTACGCCTTCGCCATGGGCCGCGAGGGCCTGCTGCCGCGCGCCTTCGGCCGTACGACGGATTCGAGCGGCGCACCCGGCACGGGTTCGCTCCTCCAGACCGCCGTCTCCGCGCTGGTCGTGATCGCCTTCGCGGTCGCCGACGACAAGCCGACTGGCGACCCGACCGAGCCCGTCCTGCATCTGTTCACCTGGGGCGGCAACATCGGCGCCCTCGGCGTGATCCTGCTGATGGCCGCGGCCTCCTTCTCGGTCGTCGTCTTCTTCGCCCGCCGCGGCGCCGCCGGCGCCCAGGCCTGGCGGCTGGTCACCTCCGCCGTCGCGGGCACCGCCCTCCTCGTCATCGCCGGCTACACGGTCAAGGACTTCGACGTCCTGGTCGGCGCGGGCCCCGGCTCGTCCCTGAGCTGGCTCCTGCCCGGCATCATCGGCGCGGCCGTGCTCGTCGGCCTCGCCCAGGGCCTGTACCTGCGCTCCCGCTCACCGGAGGCCCACGCCCGCATCGGCCTGGGCAACGAGGCGTTCCAGCTGGAGAAGGCGGCGTCGTCGTAAGAAGTCCTTACGAATCGCTGACCGGCACCCGCGAACCCTGGTCCGCCGGGGTCCGCGGGTGTTCGAATGACTACGTGAATCCGGAACAACCCGAGGCGACAGGCAGGCCCATCGGCCGCCGCGTCCTCCTCGGCACCCTCGGCCTGGGCGCCGTCGGCGTGGTCACCGCGCCCACCCTGCAACGCGGTCTGGAGGCCTTCCTCGGCAGCGCCGCGGACAAGGACCCCACCGGCCTCACCGGACTGCTCCCCAACGGCGGCGGCTTCCGCTACTACTCGGTCGCCTCCTCCGTCCCCCACAAGAACGCCGCGAACTACCGCCTGAGAATCGACGGCCTCGTCGACCGCCCGGCCACCTACACCCTCAACGACCTGCGCGCGCTGCCCCAGACCCGGATGGTCAAGGACGTCCAGTGCGTCACCGGCTGGCGGGTCCCGGACACCCCGTTCGAGGGCGTACGCCTCTCGCACCTGCTCGACACCGCCGGCGTCCGGGCCGAGGGCACCGCCATCCGCTTCTCCTGCTTCGACGGCACCTACACCGAGAGCCTCACCCTCGACCAGGCCCGCCGCGCCGACGTCCTGGTCGCCCTGCGCATGCAGGACAAGGACATCGGCCACTCCCACGGCGGCCCGGTCCGCCTCTATGTGGCCCCCATGTACTTCTACAAGTCCGCCAAGTGGCTCTCCGGCATCACCGTCACCAAGGACGTGGAGCCCGGCTACTGGGAGGGGCGCGGCTACGACGTCGACGCCTGGGTGGGCCGTTCGAACGGGCGGGACGATGACCCTACGAGCTGACGCCCCGCCCGCGACGAGGATCCGCCGCTTCGGACGCGCGCAACGCTGGGTCCACCGCACGACGGCCGCCCTGATGGGCGTCTGCGTGGCCACGGCTGCCTGTCTCTACATCCCCCAGTTCGCCGAACTCGTCGGCCGCCGCGAACTGGTGGTCCGTATCCACGAGTGGGCGGGCCTCGCCCTGCCCGTGCCGGTGCTCGCGGGCCTCGCCTCCCGCGCCTTCCGTGCCGACCTCGGCTTCCTCAACCGCTTCGGCCCGCACGACCGCCGCTGGCTCCACGCCGCCCTGCACCGCGACAAGCGCCCCTCCTCACGCCCCGCGGGCAAGTTCAACGCCGGGCAGAAGATCTACGCCTCCTGGATCGCCGGCGCCACCCTGGTCATGCTCGGCACGGGCCTGCTGATGTGGTTCACCCACCTCACCCCGATCCAGTGGCGCACCAGCGCGACCTTCGTCCACGACTGGCTGGCCCTGACCATCGGCATCGTCCTCGCGGGCCACATCGGCATGGCCCTCGGCGACCCGGAGGCCCGCCGCGGCCTGCGCACGGGCCTGGTCAGCAAGGAGTGGGCCGAGCGAGAGCACTCCCTGTGGCGCCACTGACCCGGACGGTGTCTCTCCCTGTGGCGCCACCGGCTCGCTCGGAGTCGCGGTCACATCGGGCGCTACGACGGTGAAGGCGCCCTCCGCCCGCACCTCGACGCCGCCGAACTGAACGGCCACGTCGACCTTCCTCGGCAGTCCGCCCGGGTCGAGCGTCGGCACCACCACGTCCAGCACCACCCGGTCACCCGCCTCAGAGCCGAGCACCGGCGGCCCGTCCGGCAGCCGCCCGTCGATCAGTACCCGCCCGTTCCGCGGCAGTTCGGCGGGGTCGAAGTAGACGCCGGTCAGCTCGACGGCGACGGTCTCGCCGGACCGCGCCTCGCCGTCACCGCCCGGGTCGACACCGGCCAGTCGATAGGCGCAGGCGGGTGTGGCGCCGGAGGAGGCCCCGAGCCGCACGGTCGCGGCGGGGTGCCGCCGGTGGAAGTCCAGCAGCCCGCCGAGGACGGCGTACGCGGCACGCCCCTTGCAGGTGTCCGCCCGCCCGGCGAGGGCGGTGTACTCCTCGGCCGCCGTCTCCCAGCCGCCGCCGCTCTTGCCCTGCACGGAAAGACAGGCGGAGGCCAGCCCGCGCAGCAGCCGCCACTCGGGATCCGTCGACGCGGCCGGGATGCCGTCGAGGACGGTCCCGCACTCGGCGGGGGCGCGGAGCCGGTCGTAGGCGCTGGACGGGTCCGAAGTGCCGTCGGTGTCGGGCGAGTTGGGGCCGGGTGGTAGCCACGGAGGGCTCTGGAGAAGCCGGTCGCCCGGCGAAGGCGAAGGCGAAGGAGTGGGGGAGGGGCTGGTACTTCCGACCCCGCGTGGGCTGTCGGTGACGTGCGGGGTGTCCGCGTGGCCGTCGGGTGACGGGCGGGCCGGCGGGGGAGAGGGCGGGGGTGCG
This DNA window, taken from Streptomyces sp. NBC_00663, encodes the following:
- a CDS encoding APC family permease — translated: MTTSRASAGDGISTYKGQERALRADRLGTGGLLLSVLAATAPLMVVAGVMPTTFAVMGIVGQPLLFVVLGVILILFSVGYAEMSRHVHNAGAFYAYISRGLGGTAGASAALVALVAYNALQVGIYGIFGFEVSGLFATYADLEIAWWIPALAAVAAVGALGWLKIDVNAKVLGVLLVIEVALVVIFDIAAVADPAKEGLSLHAFNPDTLTGAGVGTALCFCIAAFLGFEQAPVYAEETSRPHVLVPRVMFLAVGGVAVFFALSSWALTVATGPSAIVGESQQQSAGLLFGLTESRLGGTFTDVLHVLFVTGMFAAMVSFHNVVARYAFAMGREGLLPRAFGRTTDSSGAPGTGSLLQTAVSALVVIAFAVADDKPTGDPTEPVLHLFTWGGNIGALGVILLMAAASFSVVVFFARRGAAGAQAWRLVTSAVAGTALLVIAGYTVKDFDVLVGAGPGSSLSWLLPGIIGAAVLVGLAQGLYLRSRSPEAHARIGLGNEAFQLEKAASS
- a CDS encoding molybdopterin-dependent oxidoreductase; protein product: MNPEQPEATGRPIGRRVLLGTLGLGAVGVVTAPTLQRGLEAFLGSAADKDPTGLTGLLPNGGGFRYYSVASSVPHKNAANYRLRIDGLVDRPATYTLNDLRALPQTRMVKDVQCVTGWRVPDTPFEGVRLSHLLDTAGVRAEGTAIRFSCFDGTYTESLTLDQARRADVLVALRMQDKDIGHSHGGPVRLYVAPMYFYKSAKWLSGITVTKDVEPGYWEGRGYDVDAWVGRSNGRDDDPTS
- a CDS encoding NADP-dependent oxidoreductase, with the protein product MKAISYSHYGGPEVLAYGDVRDPKVGVDAVLVKVRAAAVNPVDWHCREGHLDQILDPVFPVVPGWDVSGVVVQLGVSVTEFEVGDEVVGYVREDFLSRGTFAQYVAAPVRTLARKPRNLSFEEAAGLPLTGLTAYQVLVKALQVKRGETVLVHAAAGGVGSIAVQLARHIGARVIGTASPANHDFVRGLGGEPVEYGEGLAERVRGLAPEGVDAAFDTIGGETLTVSANLLAPEGRLVSIADGEVVAYGGRYYWVRPDADDLQRLSELAEQGVVSVHVSETFPLERAAEAQRLNQEGRTRGKIVVTVDWETEDEGEGEEGEGESEGEAGSQGAGRP
- a CDS encoding DUF202 domain-containing protein translates to MSAAVTDAGRDPGLQPERTRLAWRRTTLSGTVSAVLAVKTALHGGLSAVGVVACALCTVLWLGFLLLAHRRIRVLAADTSPSALTPRHATAAALCTVAVAVCGAALVF
- a CDS encoding cytochrome b/b6 domain-containing protein, with the protein product MTLRADAPPATRIRRFGRAQRWVHRTTAALMGVCVATAACLYIPQFAELVGRRELVVRIHEWAGLALPVPVLAGLASRAFRADLGFLNRFGPHDRRWLHAALHRDKRPSSRPAGKFNAGQKIYASWIAGATLVMLGTGLLMWFTHLTPIQWRTSATFVHDWLALTIGIVLAGHIGMALGDPEARRGLRTGLVSKEWAEREHSLWRH
- a CDS encoding NUDIX hydrolase — translated: MSAADEILDIVDEHDQVVGQSPRGEAYARGLRHRCVFIQARDAQGRLFVHRRTPTKLVFPSLYDMWVGGVVGAGESYDDAALREAEEELGVAGLPRPAFLFKFLYDDGAGQTWWSAVYEVRCELPVSPQVEEVAWHDFLTEDEVERRLTEWEWVPDGVDAYARLREHRKGS
- a CDS encoding DMT family transporter codes for the protein MSVLVLVLAVSAACCLGIGFVLQQNAAQRAPLNDFLSPRLLLDLVRVPRWLGGIGLMVVGMVLGAIALGQGEISLVEPLLATNLLFAMALSRHQTKQSLGRQGWAGLLLLAGGVTAFIVAGEPRGGSAVADPFRHWLIIGAMIGFALLLTTYAKRSRLSSGPALLAVAAGLLYGVQDALTRVTGQRFSEGGLMEVLTGWQPYAVLALGVTGLVLVQSAFETASLRMSLPALTAAQPLAGIICGVGFLGDRLRTDTGALAWEAAGLAAVVVGIMLLGLHPAMPSGAAEAVRARRLQPN
- a CDS encoding YidH family protein, with product MIEFARNVRLWFAPEEIREEGGTPDYRFSLANERTFLAWLRTALALIGGGFAVDQFLPDLRWGWRVGLALALLGAGVLCSLRAVNHWMRCERAMRRGEDLPVSRFPALLSVVVAVVALAMVFVVLVGWEG